The Dokdonella sp. nucleotide sequence CGAACAGGACGATGGCAGCGAGCAACGGCCACAGGTTCATGGCGACCTCCTACGGTACCGCAACGCGCTGCGTCTGGCCGTTCACCCGGAACACGCCCGCCTGCGCCTCGATGGACTGCAGTTGCCAGCCGCCCTCGGCATCGCCCTCGCGCAGCAGCCGGGTGCCCGCGAGCGAGGCCGCGGCGGTGGAGGTGATCGACAGAAAGCGCTCGCCTCCCCGCAGCTCCACGCCGAGCACCCGGAACGGCGGCTCCGGCACCTTGGGCTTCGTCGCAACCGGAGTGCGCGGGCGAGCGGCGGATGCCACCTGCCGGGTCTTCTCCAGGCGGGTTTCGATTCCGTTCACGCGCGCCTGCAGCGTCTGCAGGTCGATGGCCGAGGCCCTCGCCTCCTCCGCCTCTTCGAGGCGCGTCATCCGTTCGTTCAGCGCCTGCCGCGCGTTGGCGAATTCGGCCTGGCTGATCGGCGCCGGCCGGCGCTTGTCCGCATCGGCCTGTTGTTCGAGATCGGCCACGCGCAGGCCCAGCGCCTTGACCTGCGCATCCTGTGCGCTGCTCTGGGTCTGTTCGGCGAGCCGCGACAGGCCGACGTTGTTGATGAGTGCCACGGCACTGATGAGCAGCAGCCAGAAGGCCGCGGCGATCTTGAGCCAGCGCGTGCGGGAATCGCGCTCGGATGGCGCTTGGGGAAAGGTCATGGCTGCATCTCCTCGCGCCGGTCGGCCTCCGGCACGGGCGTGGCGGTGCCGGGCGGGTTGGCGGAAAGGAAGGCGGGAGCACCGTGTCGGCTGAAGCAGACCTGGCGGGTCAAGTCATCGACCGACAGCTCCCAGGCGGGGCCGGCAAGGGTCAGCAAGGCATCGCGCAGCATCAGCGGGCCCAGGCGCAGGTGCGCGGCAGGCAGCGGCAGCGCGTAGAGGGTGGCGGCTTCGGCCGCATCGCAGAGCCGGTAGCCGGAGCGCAGGAGCACATGGCGCATGGCGTCGCCCACGCTGGCATCGAGCATGGGCGGAATCGAGACCTCCACCGCCTGCTGCAAGAGATCACGCTGCGCAGGTTCCGGCACCAGCTCGACCAGGGTGTAGCGGCCGTAGCGGGCCACCGGGATCAGTGCCGGCGGAGATGCTTCAGCAACGCTCCCGGAGTTCCCTGCCGGCACTTCGGCCTGGGGTGGCGTAATGGTGGTGCAGCCGGCTGCCAATGCTGCGAAGATTAATAGAAGGCCAGTAGTGCCTAGCCGGCGGGCAATGGAGAGAAAAGATGGAAATCGATGCATCGCTCGGCTCCTGTAGCGGAGCCGATACCTTCGGCGCATGAAACCGAACGCGCAGCAAAGAAAGGGAGCTAGCGCTCGACCACCTTCTTTCTAGCAATCAGCTACTCTTCGTCACGGTCACGTGGCGGCCAAGCTTCGGCTGATCGCGGTAAGCACAAAAGGCTCAGCGTAGCGTCGTACTGTGCTGCGTGTATCTTCATCTCACGCAGCGGAATACTCGGATCGGCGTGTGGGAACCAAACGGCCGCGGAAATCTTGGTGCCTTGTCGATCATGCAGCACTTCCTGATTTGCCGCGAGGGAGTGTTCTGGCAGAGGAATGACGTTGCCACGGGTGCGGAAGAACGCGCCAGCTCGGGCCGCGGGTTCGCTCGACCAAGCCCAATTGATGAAGCCATCGTTGGACATCACTAGAACGGCCTTCTCATCGGTGTACTGCAACCACTTCAAGATCGCCGCCGTCAGCGACACACCGTAGCGCTCCGCGCATGCGCCGAGGATGTCCATGTCGACGTTCGTGGTGACCTGCTTGCGGTAGTCGTCCAGCGGCATCAGCAGGTACGAAGCAAACAGATCCGCCTGAGCCTCGATGTCGCGATCGTCCTGAGACCAGTTCAGCATGTCGGCATCACTGCACTGGAAGGACTCCCTTTGCATCCGGTGCAGAATGTAGTGCCCAAGTTCGTGCGCTTGCGTGAAGCGCACACGTCCCGGAGATGTCACCGCGTTGTTGTAGAGGAGCAGCCACTCCTTGCGGCCATCCCCGGGAAACAATGCTCCGTCAAAACCTTTGATCGCCGCAGCTTGGACCTTTGTGATGGGATCTGACCAGTTGAATATGCGAGCGGACTCAAGCGCCAACTGAGGCACGTCCACCGGAAACCGATCAATGCCGTGCGCCATGCTGACAGCTTCGACCACCTTCACGAGGCGATTCGCAGCACGCTGGGGCGTCCAGCCGCCGTCCGTCATGGGGTCTTCTTGAAGGTATCGAGGATCTTGCGAAGTTGTTCCTTCGCCTCAGGCTCCAGCTTCTGGTAGCCGCGAAAAAACGCCTCGTCCAAGTGCCGCTCTTCTGGTGCGCGCACGTCTTCCTCTATGAAGTACGAGGCCGCCACACCCAGCGCGTCCGCCAGCGCGGTGAGCTTTTCTGCTGATGGCCGCTGGGACTCGCGATTCTCAAGTTCCCAAAGATAGCTTTTGCTCAAGCCGGCGGCGTCGGCCAGCTTTTCAAGGGTTAGCTTGCGCTCCTTTCGCAGCTCGCGCAGCTTTTCCCCGAGACGGGTCGCCATGGTCACGTCTCCTGTCTAGTTCCTACGAACCCTGAGAATACCACGGTACCGAACTTTTTGTTTGACAACCGAGGAAACGGGTGTAACATCACGGCAAGTTCACGATTCCGAACTTTTTCTGCTGGCGCTCTGAACGCGATCACAAGGACTGATCGGACAGCCCGGCCCAATCACCGAAGGAGCATGTCCACATGTCCAGAGCTCACGTCGATCACCGCGACCTCGTCCGCTTTGCCGAGGAACGCGTCAACC carries:
- a CDS encoding ImmA/IrrE family metallo-endopeptidase: MTDGGWTPQRAANRLVKVVEAVSMAHGIDRFPVDVPQLALESARIFNWSDPITKVQAAAIKGFDGALFPGDGRKEWLLLYNNAVTSPGRVRFTQAHELGHYILHRMQRESFQCSDADMLNWSQDDRDIEAQADLFASYLLMPLDDYRKQVTTNVDMDILGACAERYGVSLTAAILKWLQYTDEKAVLVMSNDGFINWAWSSEPAARAGAFFRTRGNVIPLPEHSLAANQEVLHDRQGTKISAAVWFPHADPSIPLREMKIHAAQYDATLSLLCLPRSAEAWPPRDRDEE
- a CDS encoding helix-turn-helix transcriptional regulator — protein: MATRLGEKLRELRKERKLTLEKLADAAGLSKSYLWELENRESQRPSAEKLTALADALGVAASYFIEEDVRAPEERHLDEAFFRGYQKLEPEAKEQLRKILDTFKKTP